From the genome of Nitrospinota bacterium, one region includes:
- a CDS encoding metal-sulfur cluster assembly factor: MASKEDIENALRRVIDPEMGVNIVDLGLVYSALDDDGHVKVSMTMTSAACPMGDFLKSQAEGALKTAFREAKSVAVELTWDPPWSPEMMAHAAKKRFGGG; encoded by the coding sequence TGAAAACGCGCTCCGGCGCGTGATAGACCCGGAGATGGGAGTGAACATAGTCGATCTGGGATTGGTTTACTCCGCGCTCGACGATGATGGCCACGTAAAAGTGTCCATGACCATGACCTCCGCCGCGTGCCCCATGGGGGACTTTCTGAAAAGCCAGGCCGAAGGGGCGTTGAAGACCGCGTTCCGGGAGGCCAAATCGGTGGCGGTGGAACTAACATGGGATCCGCCGTGGAGCCCGGAAATGATGGCGCACGCGGCAAAGAAACGGTTCGGCGGAGGCTGA